A single region of the Aeromonas hydrophila subsp. hydrophila ATCC 7966 genome encodes:
- the dapE gene encoding succinyl-diaminopimelate desuccinylase: MSDVIALAKDLIRRPSVTPLDEGCQTLMAERLAKLGFVIEPMVFEDTTNLWARRGSEGPLFCFAGHTDVVPAGPLDKWHTPPFEPTIQDGVLYGRGAADMKGSLAAMVVAVERFVAEHPDHSGSIAFLITSDEEGPFINGTTRVIDTLEARHEKITWCIVGEPSSTTVVGDVVKNGRRGSITGDLLVRGVQGHVAYPHLADNPIHKAAPALAELAATVWDEGNAYFPPTSFQIANISAGTGASNVIPGELHVQFNFRFSTELTDLDIRERVEALLDRHGLDYQLDWTLSGQPFLTDTGKLLAAAVSAIEAVNGQQPALLTTGGTSDGRFIAPTGAEVIELGPVNATIHKVNECVKADDLDLLADMYQGVLARLLA; the protein is encoded by the coding sequence ATGTCGGATGTCATCGCACTGGCCAAGGATCTGATCCGCCGCCCCTCCGTTACCCCGCTGGATGAAGGGTGCCAGACCCTGATGGCGGAGCGCCTCGCCAAGCTCGGCTTCGTCATCGAGCCCATGGTGTTCGAAGACACCACCAACCTCTGGGCCCGCCGCGGCAGCGAGGGGCCATTGTTCTGCTTCGCCGGCCACACCGACGTGGTGCCCGCCGGCCCGCTGGACAAATGGCATACCCCGCCGTTCGAGCCGACCATCCAGGATGGCGTGCTCTACGGCCGTGGCGCCGCCGACATGAAGGGCTCGCTGGCCGCCATGGTGGTGGCGGTCGAACGCTTCGTCGCCGAGCATCCGGATCACTCCGGTTCCATCGCCTTCCTTATCACCTCCGATGAAGAGGGGCCCTTCATCAACGGCACCACCCGGGTGATCGATACCCTGGAAGCGCGCCACGAGAAGATCACCTGGTGCATCGTCGGTGAACCCTCCTCCACCACCGTGGTGGGAGATGTGGTGAAGAACGGCCGGCGCGGCTCCATCACCGGCGATCTGCTGGTGCGCGGGGTGCAGGGCCACGTCGCCTACCCCCATCTGGCGGACAACCCCATTCACAAAGCCGCGCCAGCGCTGGCCGAGCTCGCCGCCACCGTGTGGGATGAGGGCAACGCCTACTTCCCCCCCACCAGCTTCCAGATCGCCAACATCTCGGCCGGCACCGGCGCCTCCAACGTCATTCCCGGCGAATTGCACGTCCAGTTCAACTTCCGCTTCAGCACCGAACTGACCGACCTGGATATCCGCGAGCGGGTCGAAGCCCTGCTGGACAGGCATGGTCTGGATTACCAGCTCGACTGGACCCTCTCCGGCCAGCCCTTTCTCACCGACACCGGCAAGCTGCTGGCGGCGGCGGTCTCTGCCATCGAGGCGGTGAACGGCCAGCAGCCGGCCCTGCTCACCACCGGCGGCACCTCGGACGGGCGCTTTATCGCCCCCACCGGCGCCGAAGTGATCGAGCTCGGCCCGGTCAACGCCACCATCCACAAGGTGAACGAGTGCGTGAAGGCGGACGATCTGGATCTGCTGGCAGACATGTACCAAGGGGTGCTCGCGAGGTTGCTGGCATGA
- a CDS encoding ArsC family reductase: MATTLYGIKNCDTIKKARKWLEQAGIDYRFHDHRADGLNPADLDRWLSQLGWEALLNSRGTTFRALPDEAKQGLDTAKARALLLEHPAMIKRPLLDRDGELTLGFKADHYQSLFSR, translated from the coding sequence ATGGCCACCACCCTCTATGGCATCAAGAACTGCGACACCATCAAGAAAGCCCGCAAGTGGCTGGAGCAGGCCGGCATCGACTACCGCTTTCACGACCACCGTGCCGACGGCCTGAACCCGGCCGATCTCGACCGCTGGCTGAGCCAGCTCGGCTGGGAGGCGCTGCTCAACAGCCGCGGCACCACCTTTCGCGCCCTGCCGGACGAGGCCAAGCAGGGGCTCGACACCGCCAAGGCGCGCGCCCTGTTGCTGGAGCACCCGGCCATGATCAAGCGCCCGCTGCTGGACCGGGACGGCGAGCTGACCCTGGGCTTCAAGGCCGATCACTACCAATCCCTCTTCTCTCGTTAA
- a CDS encoding LysR family transcriptional regulator produces the protein MNLRGVDLNLLVVLKALLEERNTTKAAERLAMSQPAVSRALARLRLLYDDPLLIRTPQGMEPTARAEALLLPLREILHDIEQTFSPPEQLDPAQFEGVLRIGAHTYVEYVMMPSLLARLQQQAPNLRIHMVPLNADYESQLDEGVISMVISKQDEVPGRFRRIPLFEDKLICAAHRSHPLQGQVLCIESFAQAQHLLVAPRGSEGGIVDDLLAAHGMTRHTPLIVQSFLAAPFILPCAPLLLTSPARVLRPLMPLLDLVEYETRFALPTFEVSLIRHRRDDNNAMLNWFESELHLWCRTQSEL, from the coding sequence ATGAATTTACGAGGCGTCGACCTCAACCTGCTGGTGGTGCTCAAGGCACTGCTGGAGGAGCGTAACACCACCAAGGCCGCCGAACGGCTCGCCATGAGCCAGCCGGCCGTCAGCCGGGCACTGGCCCGCTTGCGTCTGCTCTATGACGATCCCCTGCTGATCCGCACTCCCCAGGGCATGGAACCCACCGCCCGGGCGGAGGCCTTGCTGCTGCCGCTGCGGGAGATCCTGCACGACATCGAGCAGACCTTCAGCCCCCCCGAGCAGCTCGACCCCGCCCAGTTCGAGGGGGTGCTGCGCATCGGGGCCCACACCTATGTGGAGTACGTGATGATGCCGAGCCTGCTGGCCCGGCTCCAGCAGCAGGCGCCCAATCTGCGCATCCACATGGTGCCGCTCAATGCGGACTACGAGAGCCAGCTCGATGAAGGGGTCATCAGCATGGTGATCAGCAAGCAGGACGAGGTGCCCGGCCGCTTTCGCCGCATCCCGCTGTTCGAGGACAAGCTGATCTGCGCCGCCCACCGCAGCCACCCGCTGCAGGGCCAGGTGCTGTGCATCGAATCCTTCGCCCAGGCCCAGCATCTGCTGGTCGCTCCCCGCGGCAGCGAAGGGGGCATCGTCGATGATCTGCTGGCCGCGCACGGCATGACCCGGCACACCCCCTTGATAGTGCAAAGCTTTCTGGCCGCCCCCTTCATCCTGCCGTGCGCGCCTCTGCTGCTCACCTCCCCCGCCCGGGTGCTGCGCCCGCTGATGCCGCTGCTGGATCTGGTGGAGTACGAGACCCGCTTCGCCCTGCCCACCTTCGAGGTGAGCCTCATTCGTCATCGTCGCGACGACAACAACGCCATGCTCAACTGGTTCGAATCCGAACTGCACCTCTGGTGTCGCACCCAGAGCGAACTCTGA
- the dcuC gene encoding C4-dicarboxylate transporter DcuC: protein MELVFVLLVLLAVVYGIVKDYNPQAVLALAGMAIFTVAYWLGLHPILPADKSTGFALFDLFEVFKGIFSYRAAGLGLTIMAVAGFATYMSHIGASQALVRVAVKPVAGIQSSYLMLAICYLVAVFVSLFVTSATGLGLLLMVTMYPVMRNLGISPASACGVIATSQAFEIGPTQTNAIFSAGQSGMDPTSYFVDYQIWLVAPMLLVTMVLHFFWQRHCDRQDGWDPAQHRGDHAELDEQGTEAVAAPTWYALLPIIPFVLMMTFSKLLVTTISVSVEVAMLLSVFIGMLCELLRTRSVRTAFAGLSSFLDGMGKVFGPVVALIVCAELFAESLKAIGAIDTLLHSASNAGIGSGLMTLVMVGLIMAAAVIMGSGNAAFLSFSTLAPAVAAKFGVPAVTMLLPMQLASSIGRTVSPIAAVLIACAGIAKVSPFVVVKRTCVPMAGALVTALTLNYLLFM, encoded by the coding sequence TTGGAACTCGTCTTCGTCTTGCTCGTACTGCTGGCCGTGGTCTACGGCATCGTCAAGGATTACAACCCGCAGGCTGTGCTGGCACTGGCCGGCATGGCCATCTTCACCGTCGCCTACTGGCTGGGACTGCACCCCATTCTGCCCGCCGACAAGAGCACCGGCTTCGCCCTGTTCGACCTGTTCGAGGTGTTCAAGGGGATCTTCTCCTACCGGGCGGCGGGGCTCGGTCTCACCATCATGGCGGTGGCCGGCTTTGCCACCTACATGTCCCACATCGGTGCCTCCCAGGCGCTGGTGCGGGTGGCGGTCAAACCGGTGGCGGGCATCCAGTCCAGCTACCTGATGCTGGCTATCTGCTACCTGGTGGCGGTGTTTGTCTCCCTGTTCGTCACCTCCGCCACCGGCCTTGGCCTGCTGTTGATGGTCACCATGTACCCGGTGATGCGCAACCTCGGCATCAGCCCGGCCTCCGCCTGCGGCGTCATCGCCACCTCACAGGCGTTCGAAATCGGCCCGACCCAGACCAACGCCATCTTCTCCGCCGGCCAATCCGGCATGGATCCCACCAGCTATTTTGTCGACTACCAGATCTGGCTGGTGGCTCCCATGCTGCTGGTGACCATGGTGCTGCATTTCTTCTGGCAGCGGCACTGTGACCGTCAGGATGGCTGGGATCCGGCTCAGCATCGCGGCGATCATGCCGAGCTCGACGAGCAGGGCACCGAGGCAGTAGCTGCGCCCACCTGGTATGCCCTGCTGCCCATCATCCCCTTCGTGCTGATGATGACCTTCTCCAAGCTGCTGGTGACCACCATCAGCGTCAGCGTGGAGGTGGCCATGCTGCTGTCGGTCTTTATCGGCATGCTGTGCGAGCTGCTGCGCACCCGCTCGGTGCGCACCGCCTTCGCCGGGCTCTCCAGCTTCCTCGACGGCATGGGCAAGGTGTTCGGCCCCGTGGTGGCGCTCATCGTCTGCGCCGAGCTGTTCGCCGAATCCCTCAAGGCCATCGGCGCCATCGACACCCTGCTGCACTCTGCCAGCAATGCCGGCATCGGCAGCGGCCTGATGACGCTGGTGATGGTGGGGCTCATCATGGCGGCGGCGGTCATCATGGGCTCTGGCAACGCGGCGTTCCTGAGCTTCTCCACCCTGGCACCGGCGGTGGCTGCCAAGTTCGGCGTGCCGGCGGTGACCATGCTGCTGCCGATGCAGCTCGCCTCCAGCATCGGCCGCACCGTTTCCCCCATCGCGGCTGTGCTGATCGCCTGTGCGGGCATCGCCAAGGTCTCCCCCTTTGTGGTGGTCAAGCGCACCTGCGTACCCATGGCCGGCGCCCTGGTGACCGCACTCACCCTCAACTATCTGCTGTTTATGTAA
- a CDS encoding M20 family metallopeptidase yields MTDSRNAFSLDAYLADLAPLINLDCGTRTPAGVARVAEIMTEKYEAIGWQVTRHQFAAECGPCLEATNAPGASHYDVMLVGHMDTVFPEGTAAKRPLKIEGNQAFGPGVSDMKSGLLSTWYALKEMDPAVLAKLKVLVCCNCDEEIGSPWSKEWLVEKAKQSGCVLVAEAARPNGDLISARKGNAKYRITFHGKASHAGSALSEGISAITELAHWVLAINEQVNLDTGTTMNVGVVQGGTGVNVVPDFAKAIVDLRFWINEEAAAVHERLTFMANNPFLAGCRVEVDRQSFKPAMRPSGDTEALMALVEAAAKEEGISFNWLEAGGGSDANFTAAAGVPSLDGFGPMGGGFHSEAEFLLLGSIAPRIRLLQRVLGKLAN; encoded by the coding sequence ATGACAGACTCTCGCAACGCTTTTTCTCTGGACGCCTATCTGGCGGATCTGGCCCCCCTCATCAATCTCGATTGCGGCACCCGCACCCCGGCCGGGGTGGCTCGGGTGGCCGAGATCATGACCGAGAAATATGAAGCCATCGGCTGGCAGGTGACTCGCCACCAGTTTGCCGCCGAGTGCGGCCCCTGCCTCGAGGCAACCAATGCCCCTGGCGCCAGCCACTACGATGTGATGCTGGTGGGCCACATGGATACCGTATTCCCGGAGGGGACTGCGGCCAAGCGACCGCTGAAAATTGAGGGCAATCAGGCCTTTGGCCCCGGCGTGTCGGACATGAAGAGCGGCTTGCTCTCCACCTGGTATGCCCTCAAGGAGATGGACCCGGCCGTGCTGGCCAAGCTCAAGGTGCTGGTCTGCTGCAACTGCGACGAGGAGATTGGCTCCCCCTGGTCCAAAGAGTGGCTGGTGGAAAAAGCCAAACAGAGCGGCTGCGTGCTGGTGGCCGAGGCGGCCCGCCCGAACGGGGATCTCATCAGCGCCCGCAAGGGCAATGCCAAGTACCGCATCACCTTCCACGGCAAGGCCTCCCACGCCGGCTCGGCGCTGAGCGAGGGGATCTCCGCCATCACCGAGCTGGCTCATTGGGTGCTGGCCATCAACGAGCAGGTCAACCTCGATACCGGCACCACCATGAACGTGGGGGTGGTGCAGGGGGGGACTGGCGTCAACGTGGTGCCGGATTTTGCCAAGGCGATCGTCGACTTGCGCTTCTGGATCAATGAAGAAGCCGCTGCCGTGCACGAGCGACTCACCTTCATGGCCAACAACCCCTTCCTCGCCGGTTGCAGGGTCGAGGTAGATCGCCAGAGCTTCAAGCCGGCGATGCGCCCGAGTGGCGACACCGAGGCGCTGATGGCGCTGGTGGAGGCGGCAGCGAAAGAGGAGGGGATCTCCTTCAACTGGCTGGAGGCCGGTGGCGGCTCGGATGCCAACTTCACCGCCGCGGCCGGGGTGCCGTCGCTCGATGGCTTCGGCCCCATGGGCGGCGGTTTCCACTCGGAGGCGGAATTCCTGCTGCTGGGCAGCATAGCGCCGCGCATCCGCCTGCTGCAGCGGGTGCTGGGCAAGCTGGCCAACTAG
- a CDS encoding Dph6-related ATP pyrophosphatase, with protein sequence MSRVIVLWSGGKDAMQALCHAREAGHQVVALATFAPPAPRFLAHPLSQVHRQAAALGLPHLLITIEAPFDLGYERALAALKEEWRLDGVVTGDIDSVGGAPNWIRERCRPLDLAVHTPLWQQSREALLADLLTRGIVAHLSCVDTQVLAPEWVGRTLDAATLAELQQLAASRGFDACGEQGEYHTMVTDGPGFAAPLALGRWQVARQEQLAYLLEDEG encoded by the coding sequence ATGTCTCGCGTCATCGTGCTCTGGAGCGGCGGCAAGGATGCCATGCAGGCCCTCTGCCATGCCCGCGAAGCGGGTCATCAGGTGGTGGCACTGGCCACCTTTGCCCCGCCCGCCCCCCGCTTTCTGGCCCATCCCCTGTCACAGGTGCATCGGCAGGCGGCGGCCCTCGGGCTGCCCCATCTGCTGATCACCATCGAAGCGCCGTTCGACCTCGGTTATGAGCGGGCGCTGGCGGCATTGAAAGAGGAGTGGCGCCTGGATGGGGTGGTCACCGGCGATATCGACAGCGTGGGGGGCGCGCCGAACTGGATCCGCGAGCGCTGCCGCCCGCTTGATCTGGCCGTTCACACCCCGCTCTGGCAGCAAAGCCGCGAGGCGCTGCTGGCAGACCTGCTGACCCGCGGCATCGTCGCCCACCTCTCCTGCGTCGACACTCAGGTGCTGGCCCCCGAGTGGGTGGGACGCACGCTCGATGCGGCCACCCTGGCCGAGTTGCAGCAGCTGGCGGCAAGCCGGGGCTTCGATGCCTGCGGCGAGCAGGGGGAGTACCACACCATGGTGACCGACGGCCCGGGCTTTGCGGCGCCGTTGGCGCTCGGCCGCTGGCAGGTTGCCCGTCAGGAGCAGCTCGCCTACCTGCTGGAGGATGAGGGGTAG
- a CDS encoding anaerobic C4-dicarboxylate transporter produces MILMEFLVVLGCLLLGTRFGGMGLGLISGIGLFLLTFVFGLTPGEPPVQVMLTILAVIGCAATLQTAGGLNLMMQVAERLLRRHPQYITLLAPLTTWTLTFLCGTGHVVYTMFPIIADIALQKNIRPERPMAVASVASQMAICASPVSVAVVSMVSILAAGHGIGQAYSLLDILMIAIPSSLTGVIVAALWSLRRGKDLDKDEEFQAKIKDPEQRAFVYGGGETLLNTKFPKEAYWSTWIFFAAIAAVVVLGADASLRPVFEMGGKTGPLSMNLVIQMMMLIAGAIILMRCKVKPGDISNGAVFKAGMVAIFSVFGVAWMSETFFQAHMPLLKETLAHVVQAQPWTYALVLFLISKLVNSQAAALTAIAPMGLALGVEPKLLIAFLPASYGYFVLPTYPSDLACIGFDRSGTTRIGKFIINHSFIIPGLIGVATSCTLGYLLTSILL; encoded by the coding sequence ATGATCTTGATGGAATTTTTGGTGGTACTCGGCTGCTTGCTGCTGGGTACCCGGTTTGGGGGCATGGGGCTGGGTCTCATCAGCGGCATCGGTCTGTTCCTGCTGACCTTCGTGTTCGGTCTCACCCCGGGCGAACCGCCGGTGCAGGTGATGCTGACCATACTCGCGGTGATCGGCTGCGCCGCCACCCTGCAGACCGCCGGCGGTCTCAACCTGATGATGCAGGTGGCCGAGCGCCTGCTGCGCCGCCACCCCCAGTACATCACCCTGCTGGCACCGCTCACCACCTGGACCCTCACCTTCCTGTGCGGTACCGGCCACGTGGTCTACACCATGTTCCCCATCATCGCCGACATCGCGCTGCAGAAGAACATCCGCCCGGAACGCCCGATGGCGGTGGCTTCCGTCGCCTCCCAGATGGCGATCTGCGCCTCGCCGGTGTCGGTGGCCGTGGTCTCCATGGTCTCCATCCTGGCGGCCGGTCACGGCATCGGTCAGGCCTACAGCCTGCTCGACATCCTGATGATTGCCATCCCCTCCTCGCTCACCGGGGTCATAGTCGCGGCCCTGTGGAGCCTGCGTCGCGGCAAGGATCTGGACAAGGACGAAGAGTTCCAGGCCAAGATCAAGGATCCGGAGCAGCGTGCCTTCGTCTACGGCGGCGGTGAGACCCTGCTCAACACCAAGTTCCCGAAAGAGGCCTACTGGTCGACCTGGATCTTCTTCGCCGCCATCGCCGCCGTGGTGGTGCTGGGAGCCGACGCCTCCCTGCGCCCGGTATTCGAAATGGGTGGCAAGACAGGCCCGCTCTCCATGAACCTGGTGATCCAGATGATGATGCTGATCGCCGGCGCCATCATCCTGATGCGCTGCAAGGTCAAGCCGGGTGACATCTCCAACGGCGCCGTGTTCAAGGCCGGCATGGTGGCGATCTTCTCGGTATTCGGGGTCGCCTGGATGAGCGAAACCTTCTTCCAGGCCCACATGCCGCTGCTGAAAGAAACCCTGGCCCACGTGGTGCAGGCCCAGCCCTGGACCTATGCCCTGGTGCTGTTCCTCATCTCCAAGCTGGTGAACAGCCAGGCCGCAGCCCTGACCGCCATCGCTCCCATGGGGCTGGCGCTGGGTGTGGAGCCCAAGCTGCTGATCGCCTTCCTGCCGGCGAGCTACGGCTACTTCGTGCTGCCGACCTACCCGAGCGATCTGGCCTGTATCGGTTTCGACCGCTCCGGCACCACCCGCATCGGCAAGTTCATCATCAACCACAGCTTCATCATTCCGGGTCTGATCGGGGTCGCCACCTCCTGTACCCTGGGTTATCTGCTGACCAGCATACTGCTCTAA
- the asnS gene encoding asparagine--tRNA ligase, with protein MTHASVVDVLTGKYAVGTTQTVKGWIRTRRDSKAGISFLAISDGSCFHPVQAVVPNTLANYENEVLRLTTACSVEVTGVVAASQGSGQAFELQATEVKVVGWVEDPDTYPMAAKRHSIEYLREQGHLRARTNMVGAVTRVRNCLSQAIHRFFHEQGYLWIAAPLITASDTEGAGEMFRVSTLDMENLPRTPAGKVDYDKDFFGKETFLTVSGQLNVETYACALSKVYTFGPTFRAENSNTSRHLAEFWMVEPEVAFADLEDNAALAEAMLKYVFNAVLAERRDDLEFFAQHVDKDAIGRLERFVASDFAQIDYTDAIEVLKNCGKKFEFPVSWGIDLSSEHERYLAEEHFKSPVVVKNYPKDIKAFYMRLNDDGKTVAAMDVLAPGIGEIIGGSQREERLDVLDARLAEMGLNKEDYWWYRDLRRYGTVPHSGFGLGFERLVVYVTGMGNVRDVIPFPRTPRTAEF; from the coding sequence ATGACGCACGCATCCGTAGTAGATGTGCTGACCGGTAAGTATGCGGTCGGCACCACCCAGACAGTGAAAGGGTGGATCCGGACCCGCCGCGATTCCAAGGCGGGGATCTCATTTTTGGCCATCTCCGATGGCTCCTGTTTCCATCCGGTACAGGCAGTCGTCCCCAATACCCTGGCCAATTACGAGAATGAAGTGCTGCGTCTGACCACTGCCTGCTCCGTGGAAGTGACCGGCGTGGTTGCCGCCTCTCAGGGCAGCGGCCAGGCTTTCGAACTGCAGGCGACCGAGGTGAAGGTAGTCGGCTGGGTCGAAGATCCGGACACCTACCCGATGGCCGCCAAGCGCCACAGCATCGAATACCTGCGCGAGCAGGGCCACCTGCGCGCTCGTACCAACATGGTCGGTGCCGTGACCCGGGTACGCAACTGCCTCTCCCAGGCCATTCACCGCTTCTTCCACGAGCAGGGTTATCTGTGGATTGCCGCGCCGCTCATCACCGCCTCCGACACCGAAGGCGCCGGCGAGATGTTCCGCGTCTCCACCCTGGACATGGAAAACCTGCCGCGCACCCCTGCCGGCAAGGTGGACTATGACAAGGACTTCTTCGGCAAAGAGACCTTCCTGACCGTGTCCGGCCAGCTCAACGTCGAAACCTACGCCTGCGCGCTGTCCAAGGTCTACACCTTCGGGCCGACCTTCCGCGCCGAAAACTCCAACACCAGCCGCCACCTGGCGGAGTTCTGGATGGTTGAGCCGGAAGTGGCCTTCGCCGATCTGGAAGACAACGCCGCCCTGGCCGAAGCCATGCTGAAGTATGTCTTCAACGCCGTGCTGGCCGAGCGACGCGACGATCTGGAGTTCTTCGCCCAGCACGTGGACAAGGACGCCATCGGTCGTCTGGAGCGCTTCGTCGCCTCCGACTTCGCCCAGATTGACTACACCGACGCCATCGAAGTGCTGAAGAACTGCGGCAAGAAGTTCGAGTTCCCGGTCTCCTGGGGTATCGACCTCTCCTCCGAGCACGAGCGCTACCTGGCCGAAGAGCACTTCAAGTCCCCTGTGGTCGTGAAGAACTACCCGAAAGACATCAAGGCCTTCTACATGCGTCTCAACGACGACGGCAAGACCGTCGCCGCCATGGACGTACTGGCCCCGGGCATCGGCGAGATCATCGGCGGTTCTCAGCGTGAAGAGCGTCTGGACGTGCTGGATGCCCGTCTGGCCGAGATGGGTCTGAACAAGGAAGACTACTGGTGGTATCGCGACCTGCGCCGCTACGGTACCGTGCCGCACTCCGGCTTCGGTCTGGGCTTCGAGCGCCTGGTGGTTTACGTGACCGGCATGGGCAACGTCCGCGACGTGATCCCCTTCCCGCGCACCCCGCGCACCGCCGAGTTCTGA
- a CDS encoding HAMP domain-containing protein, with protein sequence MRLSIAAKINFFLLFIFSMVLVFSAAYQAVRERDLILTLIKEQSREQTEAYFDGLNMLMLTGKMDARDTLRGKFLEHAHVEDARIVRSEAVSKQYGAGHQSEQPKDRFDELALAGKGSLEVVHDGMHSKLVVTRPLLAKKDFRGTDCTSCHLVPENTVLGAVRFDYSLDTLFTRVEQNILTSALSLTVIFGLGLLLTLWVIRTWIVRPLNQLTRSMEEATDLHDFGHRLEGDEGDEIGRVALAYNQMLDSVERQLGKRSAAPMVGSEQKATERRKEG encoded by the coding sequence ATGCGCCTCTCCATTGCTGCCAAAATCAACTTCTTCCTGCTGTTCATCTTCTCCATGGTGCTGGTGTTCTCCGCCGCCTATCAGGCGGTGCGCGAGCGCGACCTGATCCTGACCCTCATCAAGGAGCAGAGCCGCGAGCAGACCGAGGCCTACTTCGACGGCCTCAACATGCTGATGCTGACCGGCAAGATGGATGCTCGCGACACCCTGCGTGGCAAGTTTCTCGAACACGCCCACGTGGAGGATGCCCGCATCGTGCGCAGCGAGGCGGTGAGCAAGCAGTACGGGGCTGGCCACCAGAGCGAGCAGCCCAAAGACAGGTTCGATGAGCTGGCACTGGCCGGCAAGGGCAGCCTGGAGGTGGTGCACGACGGCATGCACAGCAAGCTGGTGGTGACCCGCCCGCTGCTGGCCAAGAAGGATTTTCGCGGCACCGACTGCACCAGCTGCCACCTGGTGCCGGAGAATACCGTGCTGGGGGCGGTGCGCTTTGACTACTCCCTCGACACCCTGTTTACCCGGGTCGAGCAGAACATCCTCACCTCGGCGCTGAGCCTCACCGTCATCTTCGGCCTGGGGCTGTTGCTGACCCTCTGGGTCATCCGCACCTGGATCGTCCGCCCCCTCAACCAGCTGACCCGCTCCATGGAGGAGGCCACCGACCTGCATGACTTCGGCCACCGGCTGGAAGGAGATGAAGGGGACGAGATTGGCCGGGTGGCGCTCGCCTACAACCAGATGCTCGACAGCGTGGAGCGTCAGCTCGGCAAACGGTCCGCCGCGCCGATGGTGGGGAGCGAGCAGAAGGCGACAGAGAGAAGAAAAGAGGGCTAG
- the bioA gene encoding adenosylmethionine--8-amino-7-oxononanoate transaminase, giving the protein MTNQEFDLHHVWHPYTSLTHPLPCYEVASAKGVTLTLSDGRELVDGMSSWWACVHGYQVPELDAAATAQLGKMSHVMFGGLTHAPAVDLCRKLVEITPAKLDRVFLADSGSVAVEVALKMAQQYWHAKGTPRAKFVALRGGYHGDTFGAMSVCDPDGGMHELYKGFLPEHHFVEAPSCRFHAEWDEQCVVELATLVADHHEEIAAIVLEPIVQGAGGMRFYHPRYLQWVRALCDEFGLLLIADEIATGFGRTGQLFACDWAGISPDIMCLGKALTGGYLTLSATLTTEHVARTVCDGKAGVFMHGPTFMGNPLACAVANASIDLLLASPWQERVRAIEHQLKTELVALTLHPAVADVRVLGAIGVVEMKERVDVARIQRKFVELGAWIRPFGKLVYLMPPFVISPAQLTVLTNAITAAIHSGEF; this is encoded by the coding sequence ATGACCAACCAAGAATTCGACCTGCACCACGTCTGGCACCCCTATACCTCCCTCACCCATCCCCTGCCCTGCTATGAAGTGGCCAGTGCCAAGGGAGTGACCCTCACCCTCAGCGACGGCCGCGAGCTGGTGGATGGCATGAGCTCTTGGTGGGCTTGCGTGCACGGCTATCAGGTTCCGGAGCTCGATGCGGCCGCCACTGCCCAGCTCGGCAAGATGTCCCACGTGATGTTTGGCGGCCTCACCCACGCCCCCGCCGTCGATCTCTGCCGCAAGCTGGTGGAGATCACCCCAGCCAAGCTGGATCGGGTATTTCTGGCGGATTCCGGCTCGGTGGCGGTAGAGGTGGCGCTCAAGATGGCGCAGCAGTACTGGCACGCCAAGGGGACGCCCAGGGCCAAATTTGTCGCCCTGCGCGGCGGCTATCACGGTGACACCTTCGGCGCCATGAGCGTCTGCGATCCGGATGGCGGCATGCACGAGCTCTACAAGGGCTTCCTGCCCGAGCACCATTTTGTCGAAGCGCCGAGCTGCCGCTTCCACGCCGAGTGGGACGAGCAGTGCGTGGTGGAGCTCGCCACCCTGGTAGCCGATCATCACGAGGAAATCGCCGCCATCGTGCTCGAGCCTATCGTGCAGGGCGCCGGCGGCATGCGCTTCTACCATCCCCGCTACCTGCAGTGGGTACGCGCCCTGTGCGACGAGTTCGGCCTGCTGCTGATTGCCGACGAGATCGCCACCGGCTTTGGCCGCACCGGCCAGCTGTTTGCCTGCGACTGGGCCGGCATCAGCCCCGACATCATGTGTCTGGGCAAGGCGCTCACCGGCGGCTACCTGACGCTGTCGGCTACGCTCACGACCGAGCATGTGGCTCGCACCGTGTGTGACGGGAAGGCCGGCGTCTTCATGCATGGGCCGACCTTCATGGGCAACCCCTTGGCCTGCGCCGTGGCCAACGCCTCCATCGATCTGCTGCTGGCCTCACCGTGGCAGGAGCGGGTGCGCGCCATCGAACACCAACTCAAAACCGAACTGGTGGCGCTGACCCTGCACCCGGCGGTGGCGGATGTGCGGGTGCTTGGCGCCATCGGGGTGGTGGAGATGAAGGAGCGGGTGGACGTGGCGCGCATCCAGCGCAAGTTCGTCGAACTGGGTGCCTGGATCCGGCCGTTTGGCAAGCTGGTCTATCTGATGCCCCCCTTCGTCATCAGCCCGGCACAATTAACCGTGCTGACCAACGCCATCACCGCCGCCATCCACAGCGGCGAGTTCTGA